One region of Opitutaceae bacterium genomic DNA includes:
- a CDS encoding 23S rRNA (adenine(2030)-N(6))-methyltransferase RlmJ: protein MNYRHQFHAGNFADVVKHVLLGVLFRGMQRKEKGFLFLDTHAGRGVYDLLDAEWGRSLPRKAEFPHGYERIADAASRVPVSVEIYRDAVRRFDKLRGNLGGTLRFYPGSPWLARLWMRPQDRLVLCELNPSEYDVLAAELQTAERVAVQRRDGYGAVRAFLPPEEKRALVLIDPPFESTSEWSSLVACVAEAIARMPSATIAVWYPITERARNEHFLQEIQRLQPPAAWMAEVIVAGPQNELKMRGCGVLVLNPPWKADEEVTTAIQWLAEILARDTGARGGLSWLVPES from the coding sequence TTGAACTATCGACACCAGTTTCACGCCGGAAACTTTGCCGATGTGGTGAAACATGTGCTCCTCGGCGTTCTGTTTCGCGGCATGCAGAGAAAGGAGAAGGGATTCTTGTTTTTGGACACCCATGCGGGAAGGGGAGTTTACGACCTTCTGGATGCGGAGTGGGGGCGATCATTGCCGCGGAAGGCGGAATTTCCGCATGGGTACGAAAGAATAGCTGATGCGGCATCCCGAGTTCCCGTGTCCGTGGAAATCTATCGGGATGCGGTCAGAAGGTTTGACAAACTCCGTGGAAACCTGGGTGGTACGCTTAGGTTCTATCCCGGATCTCCCTGGCTGGCCCGTCTATGGATGAGACCCCAGGATCGGCTCGTGCTTTGTGAGCTGAATCCGAGTGAGTATGATGTGCTGGCAGCGGAACTTCAGACCGCGGAGCGGGTGGCAGTCCAACGGCGGGACGGCTATGGCGCGGTCAGGGCATTTCTGCCACCTGAGGAGAAGCGCGCGTTGGTGCTGATTGATCCGCCTTTCGAATCAACCAGCGAATGGAGCTCACTGGTTGCATGCGTCGCTGAAGCGATCGCGAGAATGCCATCGGCAACTATTGCGGTTTGGTATCCGATTACAGAGCGAGCGAGAAACGAACATTTTCTCCAGGAAATCCAGCGACTCCAGCCTCCGGCCGCATGGATGGCGGAGGTCATTGTTGCCGGACCGCAAAATGAATTGAAGATGCGTGGCTGTGGTGTTCTGGTGCTGAATCCACCCTGGAAGGCAGATGAGGAGGTGACGACCGCCATTCAGTGGCTCGCAGAGATATTGGCGCGAGATACTGGTGCGCGCGGCGGCCTGAGCTGGCTCGTGCCGGAATCCTAA
- a CDS encoding YhcH/YjgK/YiaL family protein — translation MQTQLGERPHLPALFQYLEDLLHPRGAAHERLIQMRDGDVARIELASGAFAMEQAYQTKASSSVRWESHRAYIDIQVVVVGEEYMEVADVSRLRVAEDLSSEKDVLFYFPSERESMLKVSGGAGGVFFPVDAHRPSLAVDAPVSVRKTVIKVPVVWWGAHG, via the coding sequence TTGCAAACCCAACTTGGTGAGCGCCCGCATTTGCCGGCATTGTTTCAGTACCTTGAAGATCTGCTGCACCCGCGGGGTGCGGCCCATGAGAGACTGATTCAGATGCGCGACGGTGACGTGGCCAGGATTGAGCTTGCATCGGGTGCGTTTGCCATGGAGCAGGCCTATCAAACGAAGGCCTCATCCTCCGTGCGATGGGAATCACACCGAGCCTACATTGACATCCAGGTTGTCGTAGTCGGTGAAGAATACATGGAAGTTGCCGATGTCTCCCGTCTTCGCGTTGCTGAGGACCTGAGTTCAGAGAAGGACGTTCTGTTCTATTTTCCGTCGGAACGTGAATCCATGCTTAAGGTTTCGGGCGGAGCAGGCGGAGTTTTCTTCCCCGTTGACGCCCATCGTCCGTCGTTGGCGGTTGACGCTCCTGTTTCAGTTAGAAAGACGGTCATCAAGGTGCCGGTGGTCTGGTGGGGAGCGCACGGTTGA
- a CDS encoding DUF192 domain-containing protein: protein MPWGWRFFAGCMFVILAVLPSAGDKPGQAPKTVADEFEISLGGKVLFLQLAVTPAEQQRGLMERRDLKPGHGMIFVFERPQAMSFWMRNTPLPLDIGFLDASGVLREHYPLYPYDENVVRSRSSELQFAVELKQGWFRENKVFVDAKLDMKALAAALEARGFNSKDYLSQP from the coding sequence ATGCCGTGGGGATGGCGTTTTTTCGCCGGCTGCATGTTCGTGATCCTCGCTGTCCTGCCATCGGCTGGGGACAAACCCGGGCAGGCACCGAAGACAGTTGCTGACGAGTTTGAGATTTCGTTGGGTGGGAAGGTTCTTTTCCTGCAACTGGCAGTGACTCCAGCGGAACAGCAGCGTGGGCTGATGGAGCGGCGGGATCTCAAGCCCGGTCACGGGATGATCTTCGTTTTTGAGCGCCCGCAGGCGATGAGCTTTTGGATGAGAAACACGCCGTTGCCACTCGACATCGGGTTCCTCGATGCATCAGGGGTGCTCCGTGAGCACTATCCGCTCTATCCCTACGATGAGAATGTCGTCAGATCCAGGAGCTCTGAGCTTCAATTTGCGGTGGAACTGAAGCAGGGGTGGTTTCGCGAGAACAAGGTCTTCGTTGACGCGAAACTCGACATGAAGGCGTTGGCCGCGGCTTTGGAGGCACGGGGCTTCAATTCCAAGGACTACCTTTCCCAACCATAG
- a CDS encoding aminopeptidase P family protein has protein sequence MHARLTPRSDLLLCADSASNPDMRYFCGIHVPDPFIAFRCKGRKIGIFSALEFGRALKESSLDVVLPLEPLREKAKTRWRMTNPSHAEIILIAAEQLKLRRCFVAGNFPVSVFAKLRRRGMQVEVADAPILPEREVKTPGEIQAIREANRISAAGIAAAERILSRSRVKAGKLVHLGRILTSEVLRTSIEVACLEAGGVSLDTIAAGGDQACDPHNRGSGPLRANELIIIDVFPKANGSGYHGDMTRTFLKGRASDAQRAMVRTVANAQKKALKMITEGVSGRDVHSACVDEFRLRGYETRSTPKGSIGFFHGTGHGLGLAVHELPRLGETSDSRLKAGAVVNVEPGLYYPGTGGCRIEDVVLVTSGKPRMLSSYPYGWELP, from the coding sequence ATGCACGCACGTTTGACGCCCCGTTCAGACCTCCTGCTTTGCGCTGACTCCGCAAGCAACCCGGACATGCGCTACTTCTGCGGAATACACGTCCCGGATCCATTCATCGCCTTTCGATGCAAGGGCCGGAAGATCGGCATCTTCAGTGCGCTTGAGTTCGGCCGGGCGTTGAAGGAGTCATCCCTCGATGTTGTACTGCCGCTTGAGCCTTTGAGAGAAAAGGCCAAGACCCGGTGGCGCATGACAAATCCGTCCCACGCAGAGATCATCCTGATCGCAGCGGAACAGCTCAAGCTTCGCCGCTGCTTTGTAGCCGGCAATTTTCCAGTTTCGGTTTTTGCCAAACTTCGCAGACGGGGCATGCAGGTCGAAGTTGCTGATGCTCCCATCCTGCCCGAGCGGGAAGTCAAGACACCCGGGGAGATTCAAGCCATTCGAGAGGCAAACCGGATCTCGGCGGCTGGAATTGCGGCCGCAGAACGCATACTTTCAAGAAGCCGCGTCAAGGCGGGCAAACTCGTCCACCTCGGCAGAATCCTCACCAGTGAGGTGCTGCGAACCTCCATCGAGGTGGCATGCCTCGAAGCTGGCGGCGTTTCTTTGGACACCATCGCCGCGGGAGGCGACCAGGCCTGTGATCCACACAACCGAGGAAGCGGTCCCCTGCGCGCCAACGAATTGATCATCATCGACGTTTTTCCCAAGGCAAACGGCTCCGGATACCATGGTGACATGACACGAACTTTCCTGAAAGGGCGTGCCTCCGACGCACAGCGCGCCATGGTTCGGACCGTCGCAAACGCGCAAAAGAAAGCACTGAAAATGATCACTGAAGGCGTAAGCGGGCGCGATGTGCACAGCGCCTGCGTGGATGAGTTCCGGCTTCGCGGCTACGAAACAAGATCCACGCCCAAAGGGTCCATCGGGTTCTTCCACGGGACCGGTCATGGCTTGGGACTCGCCGTTCACGAACTCCCAAGGCTTGGAGAAACATCAGACTCCCGTCTCAAAGCGGGAGCCGTCGTCAACGTGGAACCCGGTCTCTACTATCCGGGCACGGGCGGGTGCCGCATTGAAGACGTGGTACTGGTCACGTCAGGCAAGCCGCGCATGCTTTCGTCCTATCCCTATGGCTGGGAATTACCCTGA